In the Malania oleifera isolate guangnan ecotype guangnan chromosome 1, ASM2987363v1, whole genome shotgun sequence genome, one interval contains:
- the LOC131155320 gene encoding lysine-rich arabinogalactan protein 18, whose product MDRTSAFAVAFICIIVAGVGGQSPAAAPSNTPPTAAAPAAGTPASSPPTGATAPSTPKSPAPANAPASPPPEASSPPAKAPAASPKAASPKSSPPPAATPANSPPASTPANSPPASTPASSPPAETPASSPPAPVPVSPPPSTPPKKSPAPKKSPPAPEPVTPPAASPPAPVPAPPADVPAPAPAKKKKKGKKSHAPAPAPSNKLLGPPAPPSEAPGPSLDASSPGPSEAADQSGAESVMGLKKVVGSFVLGWAAAGLLLQ is encoded by the exons ATGGATCGCACGAGTGCCTTCGCCGTTGCATTCATCTGCATCATCGTGGCCGGTGTCGGAGGTCAGTCTCCGGCCGCCGCCCCTTCTAATACTCCGCCGACTGCGGCGGCTCCCGCTGCTGGCACGCCCGCTTCGTCGCCTCCTACTGGCGCCACCGCACCTTCGACGCCTAAATCGCCAGCTCCAGCCAATGCTCCCGCTTCACCCCCGCCCGAGGCTTCATCGCCACCTGCCAAAGCTCCGGCGGCATCGCCAAAAGCAGCGTCGCCTAAATCTTCTCCGCCGCCCGCCGCGACTCCGGCGAACTCGCCACCTGCCTCGACTCCGGCGAACTCGCCACCTGCCTCGACCCCGGCCAGCTCTCCCCCTGCTGAGACTCCGGCGAGCTCACCGCCTGCTCCGGTTCCCGTCAGCCCCCCTCCGTCGACTCCACCTAAGAAGTCTCCTGCCCCTAAGAAGTCTCCTCCCGCTCCGGAGCCTGTGACTCCTCCAGCCGCTTCTCCGCCGGCACCTGTGCCTGCACCGCCTGCTGATGTTCCGGCGCCGGCTCccgcgaagaagaagaagaagggtaAGAAGAGTCATGCGCCTGCACCGGCACCGTCGAACAAGCTCCTGGGTCCGCCCGCACCGCCGTCAGAAGCGCCTGGACCGAGTCTGGATGCGTCCTCGCCTGGTCCTTCGGAAGCTGCAGATCAG AGCGGAGCAGAAAGCGTGATGGGGCTGAAGAAGGTGGTCGGAAGCTTCGTATTGGGATGGGCGGCGGCGGGATTGCTTTTGCAGTGA